One segment of Erigeron canadensis isolate Cc75 chromosome 2, C_canadensis_v1, whole genome shotgun sequence DNA contains the following:
- the LOC122589140 gene encoding uncharacterized protein LOC122589140, with product MDSKSLAKSKRAHSLHHSKKHHHPNQKSKGATTATTSAGGALAPTNKAPATAKQKPLPPSQTHLPSNWDRYQEEEEEDQSSQPGGVVVPQSKGADYAYLLSEAKSQNSSKISSGFFPSLDDFVSDFGQGKDSFFAVRGESLLSSIQNDTFFVEDKTSANYESSFLSLSLHDLSEQLAKIDLPSRLFMEEELFPLELLSERSEEQQNSSQSVDITHKVTSPTTTKSNRLVIQDDIDSTNLRPMVQPNESQSKLKAETAETELDMLLDSFADASLKENALASTSTSTSKGKTVDFDIDGTLDDLLKETSTPSLIDQNSASPTHEVKSNPLGSKSELLDDFDSWLDTI from the exons ATGGATTCAAAATCGCTTGCGAAATCAAAGAGAGCACACTCTCTGCATCATAGCAAAAAACATCATCATCCAAATCAAAAATCCAAAGGTGCTACTACAGCGACAACTTCTGCTGGGGGGGCATTAGCCCCCACAAACAAGGCACCTGCAACAGCTAAACAAAAACCTCTGCCCCCATCTCAGACCCACCTCCCATCTAATTGGGACCGTTAtcaggaagaagaagaagaagatcaatCGAGTCAGCCGGGCGGTGTTGTTGTACCTCAAAGTAAAGGTGCAGACTATGCTTACTTGCTTTCTGAGGCCAAGTCGCAGAATTCGTCGAAAATCTCTTCTGGGTTCTTTCCATCTCTTGATGATTTTGTTTCTG ACTTTGGTCAGGGAAAAGACTCCTTCTTTGCTGTTCGAGGTGAAAGCTTGCTATCATCAATTCAAAATGATACCTTTTTTGTGGAAGATAAGACGTCCGCTAACTACgag TCCTCGTTTCTCTCGCTGAGTTTGCATGATCTTTCTGAACAACTCGCAAAAATAGATTTACCTTCAAGGCTTTTTATGGAAGAGGAGTTGTTCCCTTTGGAGCTG CTTTCTGAAAGAAGTGAAGAACAACAAAACTCTAGCCAGAGTGTCGACATCACCCACAAAGTCACATctcccaccaccaccaagagCAACCGTCTAGTTATTCAGGACGATATTGATAGCACCAATTTGAGACCAATGGTGCAACCAAATGAGAGCCAATCAAAACTCAAAGCAGAAACAGCCGAAACTGAACTTGATATGCTTCTTGATTCTTTTGCTGATGCTAGCCTGAAAGAGAATGCCTTAGCCTCCACCTCAACCTCAACCTCAAAAGGAAAAACAGTAGATTTTGATATTGATGGTACCCTCGATGACCTGCTCAAAGAAACATCTACTCCCTCTCTGATCGATCAA
- the LOC122588509 gene encoding uncharacterized protein At2g38710 encodes MVSANREMVVYCFDTLVAHYNGEQPPPPAFDEGQHPLFVTWKKVVNGYEPRLRGCIGTLSPRGIVTGFKDYALTSALRDHRFPPIQAKELPLLQCTVSILTNYENAANHLDWEVGKHGIIIEFTDPDYNTKRSATYLPDVASQEGWTTIEAIDSLMRKAGYNGTITDSVRNRIRLTRYQSTLFTMHYNDYVNYVKTTRGEAPSVVGLKAH; translated from the exons atggtgaGTGCAAATAGGGAGATGGTGGTGTATTGTTTTGATACATTGGTGGCTCATTACAATGGTGAACAGCCTCCTCCCCCTGCTTTTGATGAGGGTCAACA CCCATTGTTTGTGACTTGGAAGAAAGTGGTGAACGGTTATGAACCTCGATTACGTGGCTGCATAGGGACTCTTTCACCTCGTGGAATAGTTACTGGTTTCAAGGATTATGCTTTAACTAG TGCTTTAAGGGATCATCGGTTCCCTCCAATACAGGCCAAAGAGTTGCCGCtcttgcaatgtacagtttcgATTCTTACTAATTATGAAAATGCTGCTAACCATCTTGATTGGGAG GTGGGAAAGCATGGTATAATTATTGAGTTCACTGACCCTGACTATAATACAAAGCGAAGTGCTACATACTTGCCTGATGTCGCGTCTCAAGAAG GTTGGACGACCATTGAAGCAATAGACTCTTTAATGAGGAAGGCCGGTTACAATGGCACCATTACTGACTCAGTAAGGAATCGTATTCGTCTCACTCGTTACCAGAGCACATTGTTCACTATGCACTACAATGACTACGTTAACTATGTGAAAACAACAAGGGGTGAGGCCCCGTCTGTTGTGGGACTCAAAGCCCATTAA
- the LOC122588705 gene encoding mitochondrial import receptor subunit TOM9-2, with amino-acid sequence MAARKSKKNQGVLSRVSSTISESPIIYKGKQAASDAGFVANKLLRSTGKAAWIAGTTFLVLIVPLIIQMDREAQYNELELQQASLLGTPPAGLPQK; translated from the coding sequence atgGCGGCGAGGAAATCAAAAAAGAACCAAGGAGTCCTATCAAGGGTATCATCAACAATCTCTGAATCACCAATCATATACAAAGGCAAACAAGCTGCTTCTGATGCAGGTTTCGTCGCTAACAAGCTTCTAAGGAGCACAGGAAAGGCGGCGTGGATCGCAGGAACCACTTTCTTGGTTCTGATTGTCCCGTTGATCATCCAGATGGACCGTGAGGCCCAGTACAATGAGCTTGAGCTACAACAGGCTAGTTTGCTCGGCACTCCTCCTGCTGGTCTGCCTCAAAAATGa